A genome region from Hydrogenoanaerobacterium saccharovorans includes the following:
- a CDS encoding HDIG domain-containing metalloprotein — MSDKQLMFKQMNEHLLTDEQPSEYFNAIQDNLFFSVFPFTMLSKLKNTPQSMQHHPEGSVWNHTMLVIDEAAKVKMNSKSPHAFMWAALLHDIGKAYTTRMKKDRIISYDHDKVGAEKARQFLLEFIEDEHFIEQVANLVRWHMQILFVVRSMPFADIETMKNQTDIEEIALLGLCDRMGRHGADRKSEEGNIRMFLQKCLM, encoded by the coding sequence ATGAGTGACAAGCAATTAATGTTCAAACAAATGAACGAGCATCTGTTAACCGATGAGCAGCCCTCTGAATATTTTAATGCAATACAAGACAACCTGTTTTTTTCGGTTTTTCCGTTTACAATGCTGAGCAAACTCAAAAACACCCCGCAATCCATGCAGCATCATCCCGAGGGCAGTGTATGGAACCATACTATGTTGGTAATTGATGAGGCAGCAAAAGTAAAAATGAATAGCAAAAGCCCTCATGCATTTATGTGGGCTGCTTTGCTGCATGATATTGGCAAAGCATATACAACGCGAATGAAAAAAGACCGAATTATATCTTACGACCATGATAAGGTAGGCGCCGAAAAAGCAAGACAGTTTTTGCTGGAATTTATTGAGGATGAGCATTTTATTGAACAAGTGGCAAACCTGGTAAGGTGGCATATGCAAATTCTTTTTGTGGTTCGTTCCATGCCGTTTGCGGATATTGAAACGATGAAAAATCAAACCGATATTGAAGAAATTGCTTTGCTTGGCTTATGCGACCGTATGGGGAGACATGGGGCAGACCGAAAAAGCGAAGAGGGCAACATTCGTATGTTTCTGCAAAAATGCCTTATGTAA
- a CDS encoding manganese catalase family protein, whose protein sequence is MWKYLKKLQYPVKIKTPNPASAKLILAQLGGPDGEMGAATRYLNQRYAMPYDEGKATLTDIGTEELAHEEMISALVYQLTRNLTPKQIKESGFDTYFINHTTGIYPSDANGTPFTAATLQSTGDTITDLFEDMAAEQKARTTYDNILRLVDDPDVRDVIKFLREREIVHFQRFGETLRIAQERLDSKNFYAFNPAFDTPRR, encoded by the coding sequence ATGTGGAAATATCTAAAAAAATTACAATATCCTGTTAAGATTAAAACTCCGAATCCTGCCAGTGCCAAACTCATCCTTGCACAACTCGGCGGACCCGACGGAGAAATGGGTGCTGCAACTCGTTACCTAAACCAACGTTATGCAATGCCTTACGATGAAGGAAAGGCAACTTTAACCGATATTGGTACTGAAGAATTAGCACACGAAGAAATGATTTCGGCGCTTGTGTACCAGCTGACACGCAACCTTACACCAAAGCAAATCAAAGAGAGCGGATTTGATACCTACTTTATCAATCATACTACCGGCATCTACCCGAGCGATGCAAACGGTACGCCCTTTACCGCGGCAACACTGCAGTCTACCGGTGATACGATTACCGACTTATTTGAGGACATGGCAGCAGAACAAAAAGCCCGCACTACCTATGATAACATCCTGCGCCTTGTTGATGACCCCGATGTACGCGATGTCATCAAGTTTTTGCGTGAGCGCGAAATCGTGCACTTCCAGCGCTTCGGCGAAACCCTGCGTATCGCACAGGAACGTCTTGATTCCAAAAACTTCTATGCATTTAACCCCGCATTTGATACGCCCAGAAGATAA
- a CDS encoding spore coat protein CotJB gives MTNEQKVLSNRLKVSGFILLEVGLYLDTHPTDQDALAYYKKYNDIYDQTKKEYIEKYGPIMQTDYNGGDRWDWVDGPWPWEHQEEEG, from the coding sequence ATGACCAATGAACAAAAAGTATTGTCTAATCGCCTAAAAGTAAGTGGTTTTATTCTGCTTGAAGTTGGTCTTTATCTTGATACACATCCCACCGACCAAGACGCACTTGCTTACTACAAAAAATACAACGACATTTATGACCAGACAAAAAAAGAGTACATCGAGAAATATGGTCCCATCATGCAAACCGACTATAACGGAGGCGACCGCTGGGATTGGGTAGACGGTCCATGGCCTTGGGAACATCAGGAAGAGGAGGGCTGA
- a CDS encoding spore coat associated protein CotJA, with product MENMIMLSRMESAPALPTMPVVPTPRMPAPPAPQAPRTVAAPPVVQEAPKMPPKPEMSNVHGANQMNNMAEMSNVRGTQMSNMPEMSNVRGTQMSNMPEMSNVRGTQMSNMPEMSNVRGTQMSNMPEMSNVRGTQMSNMPEMSNVRGTQMSNMPEMSNVRGTQMSNMPEMSNVQGTNQMNNMAGMQEMRQMAATTMQDCYMPALAMAYVPMQKWRGIYEPDVAFARATLFSELDKPFIGEEVRFR from the coding sequence ATGGAAAATATGATTATGCTAAGCAGGATGGAAAGCGCCCCCGCCTTGCCAACCATGCCTGTTGTGCCTACCCCTCGTATGCCTGCCCCACCGGCTCCACAGGCACCGCGTACTGTGGCCGCACCGCCTGTTGTGCAGGAAGCACCTAAAATGCCCCCCAAACCAGAAATGTCTAACGTACATGGAGCAAACCAGATGAATAACATGGCTGAAATGTCCAATGTTCGCGGAACGCAGATGAGTAATATGCCTGAAATGTCTAACGTACGCGGAACACAGATGAGTAATATGCCTGAAATGTCCAACGTACGCGGAACGCAGATGAGTAATATGCCTGAAATGTCTAACGTACGTGGAACACAGATGAGTAATATGCCTGAAATGTCTAACGTACGCGGAACACAGATGAGTAATATGCCTGAAATGTCCAACGTACGCGGAACACAGATGAGTAATATGCCTGAAATGTCCAACGTACGCGGAACACAGATGAGCAATATGCCTGAAATGTCCAATGTTCAGGGAACAAACCAGATGAATAACATGGCCGGTATGCAAGAAATGCGTCAAATGGCAGCAACAACAATGCAAGATTGTTATATGCCTGCTTTGGCAATGGCATATGTCCCTATGCAAAAATGGCGCGGTATTTACGAACCTGATGTGGCGTTTGCCAGAGCTACTCTCTTTTCCGAGCTTGACAAGCCATTTATCGGTGAGGAGGTTCGATTCAGATGA
- a CDS encoding biotin--[acetyl-CoA-carboxylase] ligase: MSKQKILQVLEQQKGSYVSGEELAGMLGLSRAAVWKSIRSLKEEGYHINSKTGSGYYLDESTDALLESKIRANLHTQRLGSPLTIYKTVDSTNIRLRTAAYDGAPEGAVLIADEQTAGKGRLGRSFYSPKHNGIYMSVLLRPELPFDKIHFLTMLSAVCVVEAIQTVTGLVPQIKWVNDILLDGKKLCGILSEATVEGESGKLNFVVVGIGVNIGSTRQFPALQGNVPGALGDFSSAEFSRCTLIAEILNNLEKYYYPYIETQDNSAFLYKYKKCLCLLGKPITVVQGSKTYPATAVDLTPEGGLLVRTESGEFTELTSGEVSIRL, from the coding sequence ATGAGTAAGCAAAAGATATTGCAGGTTTTGGAGCAGCAAAAAGGGAGTTATGTATCGGGCGAAGAACTGGCAGGCATGCTGGGCCTTTCACGGGCAGCTGTTTGGAAGTCCATCCGCTCACTCAAAGAAGAGGGTTACCATATAAACAGTAAAACCGGCAGCGGCTATTATTTGGATGAAAGCACCGATGCACTGCTTGAGAGTAAAATACGTGCTAATTTGCATACACAGCGGCTGGGCAGCCCGCTTACCATATACAAAACAGTCGATTCCACCAACATCCGACTGCGCACTGCCGCTTACGACGGAGCGCCCGAAGGCGCTGTACTTATTGCAGATGAGCAAACCGCCGGCAAAGGCAGGTTGGGCAGAAGCTTTTACTCGCCCAAACACAACGGCATTTATATGAGCGTTTTACTGCGCCCCGAACTGCCGTTTGATAAAATCCATTTTCTCACCATGCTCTCTGCCGTTTGCGTGGTTGAAGCAATACAAACAGTTACCGGACTTGTTCCGCAGATAAAATGGGTAAACGATATTTTGTTGGACGGTAAAAAACTTTGCGGCATCCTTAGTGAAGCAACCGTTGAGGGCGAAAGCGGCAAGCTGAATTTTGTAGTGGTGGGGATTGGCGTAAACATTGGCAGCACGCGGCAGTTCCCGGCTTTGCAAGGCAACGTTCCCGGCGCTTTGGGTGATTTTTCTTCGGCGGAGTTCTCGCGCTGTACACTGATTGCAGAAATTTTAAATAACTTAGAGAAATATTATTACCCCTATATCGAAACACAAGACAACAGCGCATTTTTATATAAATATAAAAAATGCCTGTGCTTACTGGGCAAACCGATTACCGTTGTACAGGGCAGTAAAACCTACCCTGCCACTGCGGTTGACCTTACACCGGAGGGCGGCTTACTGGTGCGAACAGAAAGCGGAGAATTTACAGAGCTGACTTCGGGTGAAGTAAGCATAAGATTATAA
- the glyA gene encoding serine hydroxymethyltransferase, with protein sequence MYADMMNSIGLVAKYDPEVAEAMDKELKRQRRNIELIASENLVSPAVMAAMGSILTNKYAEGYSGKRYYGGCQCVDIAEDIAIERAKKLFGAEHVNVQPHSGAQANFAVYFALLQPGDTVLGMSLADGGHLTHGSLVNVSGKYFHFVSYGVDAKSGMIDYDNVLKIAEEHKPKMIVAGASAYPRTIDFAKLREIADKVGALLMVDMAHIAGLVAAGEHPSPVPYADIVTTTTHKTLRGPRGGMILCKEQYGKAIDKAIFPGTQGGPLMHIIASKAVCFGEALKPEFKTYQHQIVKNAKALANALKAKGFDLVSGDTDNHLMLLDLRNMNITGKELEHRLDEVYITVNKNAIPNDPQSPFITSGIRIGTPAVTSRGMNEEDMEKIAEFIYLTATHFENKADEIRTGVDALCAKYPLYE encoded by the coding sequence ATGTACGCGGATATGATGAATTCCATCGGACTGGTGGCAAAATACGACCCCGAGGTAGCAGAAGCAATGGACAAGGAGCTGAAACGTCAGCGCAGAAATATTGAACTGATTGCCTCTGAAAACCTTGTTTCTCCTGCGGTGATGGCTGCAATGGGCAGTATCCTTACCAACAAATATGCCGAGGGTTACTCAGGCAAACGTTATTACGGCGGCTGCCAATGTGTTGATATTGCCGAGGATATTGCAATTGAACGTGCCAAAAAACTGTTTGGTGCAGAGCATGTCAATGTGCAGCCCCATTCCGGTGCACAGGCAAACTTTGCCGTATACTTTGCTCTGCTGCAGCCGGGCGATACCGTGCTTGGCATGAGCCTTGCAGACGGCGGGCACCTTACCCATGGTTCCCTCGTGAACGTTTCGGGTAAATACTTTCATTTTGTATCTTACGGTGTGGATGCAAAAAGCGGCATGATCGATTACGACAATGTACTGAAAATTGCAGAAGAACACAAACCAAAAATGATTGTAGCGGGTGCGTCTGCTTACCCCAGAACCATAGATTTTGCAAAACTGCGCGAAATTGCAGATAAGGTTGGCGCATTGCTTATGGTGGATATGGCGCATATTGCAGGCTTGGTTGCCGCAGGCGAACATCCCTCGCCGGTGCCGTATGCAGACATTGTTACCACCACCACACATAAAACCCTGCGCGGCCCGCGCGGCGGTATGATTCTGTGCAAAGAGCAGTACGGCAAAGCCATTGACAAGGCAATCTTCCCGGGTACACAGGGCGGCCCGCTCATGCACATCATTGCATCCAAGGCGGTATGCTTTGGCGAGGCACTCAAACCGGAGTTTAAAACTTATCAGCATCAGATTGTTAAAAATGCAAAGGCACTTGCAAATGCATTAAAAGCAAAAGGCTTCGATTTAGTATCGGGCGATACCGACAACCACCTTATGCTGCTCGACCTGCGCAATATGAATATTACCGGCAAAGAACTGGAGCACAGGCTGGATGAAGTGTACATTACCGTGAATAAAAATGCCATCCCCAACGACCCGCAGAGCCCGTTCATCACCAGCGGTATTCGTATTGGTACCCCCGCAGTGACAAGCCGCGGCATGAACGAAGAGGATATGGAGAAGATTGCGGAATTTATCTACCTAACCGCTACCCACTTTGAGAACAAAGCCGATGAAATCCGCACAGGTGTTGATGCTCTGTGCGCAAAATACCCTCTGTACGAATAA
- a CDS encoding replication-associated recombination protein A, producing MSSPLADRIRPQSLDEVVGQKHILGSDKVLRRIVESGNIPNLIFYGPSGVGKTTVARIIAQAAGKKLFKLNGTTASTADIKDVVAECDTFGGMNGILLYLDEIQYLNKKQQQSLLEFIENGQVTLIASTTENPYFYVYNAILSRSTVFEFKPVDAQDIIPAVMRGFGEMEKELGCAISLEEGVAQHIAQSCGGDVRKAMNAVEMCTLAAPTNETGARVVTMEDALQVSQRSAMKYDRDGDAHYDILSALQKSVRGSDENAALHYLARLLEAGDLLSPCRRLLVMASEDVGLAYPSAVSIVKACVDSALQLGLPEARIPLAQAVILMCTAPKSNSAIVAIDAAMEDVKAGRTGDIPASLKDGHYAGAQKLGRALTYLYPHNYPNHWVAQQYLPDNLKNKVYYCFGENKTEQLAKSYRNSIRNEKGE from the coding sequence ATGTCGTCACCGCTTGCGGACAGAATACGCCCCCAAAGCTTGGATGAGGTTGTGGGGCAAAAGCACATATTGGGCAGCGATAAGGTTCTGCGGCGCATTGTGGAAAGCGGCAATATCCCCAATCTCATCTTTTACGGCCCATCGGGGGTGGGTAAAACCACCGTTGCTCGTATCATTGCACAAGCAGCAGGCAAAAAACTGTTTAAGCTAAACGGAACGACTGCATCCACCGCGGATATTAAGGATGTGGTTGCCGAGTGTGATACATTCGGCGGGATGAACGGTATTCTGCTTTATTTGGATGAGATTCAGTATCTCAACAAAAAGCAGCAGCAAAGCTTGCTGGAGTTTATAGAAAACGGGCAGGTTACACTGATTGCGTCCACCACCGAAAACCCGTATTTTTACGTTTACAACGCCATCCTCAGCCGCAGCACAGTGTTTGAATTCAAACCTGTTGATGCACAGGACATTATCCCTGCGGTAATGCGCGGCTTTGGTGAAATGGAAAAAGAGCTTGGCTGTGCCATTTCTTTGGAGGAGGGTGTGGCACAGCACATTGCGCAAAGCTGCGGCGGAGACGTGCGCAAGGCAATGAACGCGGTAGAAATGTGCACGCTCGCGGCACCGACAAACGAAACAGGTGCGCGCGTGGTAACCATGGAAGACGCGCTGCAAGTAAGCCAACGCAGTGCAATGAAGTACGACCGTGACGGCGATGCCCACTACGATATTCTTTCGGCTCTGCAAAAATCGGTGCGTGGCTCGGACGAAAACGCGGCACTGCATTACTTGGCACGGCTGCTTGAAGCAGGCGACCTGCTTTCGCCTTGCCGCCGCCTGTTGGTGATGGCGAGTGAAGACGTTGGGCTTGCGTACCCATCGGCAGTTTCTATCGTAAAAGCCTGCGTTGATTCTGCTTTGCAATTGGGCTTGCCCGAGGCACGCATTCCGCTTGCACAAGCTGTGATTTTGATGTGCACCGCGCCTAAATCCAATTCTGCAATCGTAGCAATCGACGCAGCAATGGAAGATGTAAAGGCGGGCAGAACAGGTGACATTCCCGCAAGTTTAAAGGACGGGCACTACGCGGGGGCGCAAAAACTGGGACGTGCGCTTACCTACCTTTACCCGCATAATTACCCCAACCATTGGGTGGCGCAACAATATCTGCCCGATAATTTGAAGAATAAAGTGTACTACTGCTTTGGCGAGAATAAAACAGAACAGCTTGCAAAAAGCTACCGCAACAGCATCAGAAACGAAAAAGGGGAGTAG
- a CDS encoding hemolysin family protein, producing the protein MILLLAASAFFSASETALSCMNRIRIQNMADDGNDNAKLALRIVDNFDRILSTILIGNNVVNLSASSIATVAATVLLGASGAAVSTIVLTVLVLIFGEILPKSYAKEHAEIIVLRVAKPLYFIQIVLSPVAWFFTTLQKTVKSKRTETDPSVTEQELKTIIQNSEVEGVLDEQESDIIQSALDFDDTTVQEILIPRVDMTAIDIDDDLNDILNAAVEHGYSRIPVYKNSIDNIIGIIYGKDLLNCFVHKNNIDIQDLVRNCIYVHRSKKISDLLSDFKRQKLHMAIVTDEYGGTLGLVTMEDILEELVGEIWDESDEVTHDIVRISDTCCEVQGDCNIEDFFEEIGYQCKNFECEYSTVGGWALEILEHIPQVGESFVYDTLRLTVAEMDEQRIVKLRVDLLQTAGISC; encoded by the coding sequence TTGATTTTATTGCTTGCCGCTTCGGCATTTTTTTCTGCATCAGAAACGGCGCTGTCGTGTATGAACAGAATCCGCATACAAAATATGGCGGATGACGGGAATGACAATGCAAAACTGGCATTGCGCATAGTCGATAATTTTGACCGCATATTATCCACCATCCTTATCGGTAACAATGTGGTAAACCTTTCGGCATCTTCGATTGCCACTGTAGCGGCAACGGTACTGCTTGGCGCGTCGGGTGCTGCGGTATCCACCATTGTACTTACTGTTTTGGTGCTCATCTTTGGCGAGATACTGCCGAAAAGCTATGCAAAAGAGCATGCCGAAATCATTGTGCTTCGCGTCGCCAAGCCGCTTTACTTTATACAGATTGTTCTATCACCGGTTGCATGGTTCTTTACTACGCTGCAAAAAACAGTAAAGTCAAAGCGTACAGAGACCGACCCGTCTGTAACGGAGCAAGAGCTGAAGACTATCATCCAAAACAGTGAGGTGGAAGGGGTACTCGACGAGCAAGAGAGCGATATTATCCAATCGGCGCTGGATTTTGATGATACTACCGTGCAAGAAATTCTCATCCCCCGTGTGGATATGACAGCAATTGATATAGACGATGATTTGAATGACATTTTAAATGCCGCTGTTGAGCATGGGTATTCACGCATCCCTGTATATAAAAACTCCATCGACAATATTATTGGTATTATCTACGGTAAAGATTTACTCAACTGCTTTGTGCATAAAAACAACATAGATATCCAGGATTTGGTTCGAAATTGCATCTATGTGCACCGTTCTAAAAAGATATCTGACCTGCTGAGTGATTTTAAACGGCAAAAACTGCACATGGCGATTGTTACCGATGAATATGGCGGTACTTTGGGGCTTGTGACAATGGAGGACATCTTGGAGGAGCTGGTAGGTGAAATCTGGGATGAGAGCGACGAGGTTACCCATGACATAGTGCGCATATCCGATACCTGCTGCGAAGTGCAGGGCGATTGCAATATTGAAGATTTCTTTGAAGAAATAGGGTATCAGTGTAAGAATTTTGAATGCGAGTACTCCACGGTAGGCGGATGGGCACTCGAAATCCTCGAGCACATCCCGCAGGTGGGTGAAAGTTTTGTGTACGACACACTGCGGCTTACAGTTGCAGAAATGGATGAACAACGTATCGTCAAGTTGCGTGTGGATCTACTGCAAACGGCGGGGATTTCTTGCTGA
- the proB gene encoding glutamate 5-kinase — MVSCFQDAKRVVIKVGTSTLTHETGLVNIRRIEELVQVLSDIKNSGKEIILVSSGAIAVGVGKLGLKNRPSDTPSKQAVAAIGQCELMYMYDKLFSEYNHNVAQVLLTRDVIESDARKENCINAFERLMQMNTIPVVNENDTVSVEEIEFGDNDTLSALVAVLTNADALVIMSDIDGLYDADPRKDPHAKLIPRVEELDESIAEKAGGAGSNRGTGGMLTKIHAAQIACPNGVDMAIINGKNPKKLYDLFEGKPLGTHFVANKVQK, encoded by the coding sequence ATTGTGAGTTGTTTTCAAGACGCAAAAAGAGTTGTAATTAAAGTTGGAACATCCACCCTGACACATGAAACAGGGCTTGTTAATATCCGCAGGATAGAAGAGTTGGTTCAGGTTTTGTCCGACATCAAAAACAGCGGGAAAGAAATTATATTGGTATCTTCCGGTGCAATTGCGGTTGGTGTGGGTAAATTAGGGCTGAAAAATCGCCCGAGCGATACGCCCTCCAAGCAGGCGGTTGCCGCCATTGGTCAGTGCGAACTGATGTATATGTACGATAAGCTTTTTTCTGAATACAACCACAATGTGGCGCAAGTTTTGCTTACCCGCGATGTGATTGAATCGGATGCTCGAAAAGAAAATTGTATCAATGCTTTTGAGCGGCTGATGCAGATGAACACCATCCCTGTAGTAAACGAAAATGATACTGTCTCGGTTGAAGAAATCGAGTTTGGCGATAACGATACGCTTTCTGCACTGGTTGCGGTTTTAACCAACGCCGATGCACTGGTGATTATGAGCGATATTGACGGGCTATATGATGCAGACCCCCGTAAAGACCCACATGCAAAACTGATACCGCGTGTGGAAGAACTGGATGAAAGCATTGCCGAAAAAGCAGGCGGAGCGGGCTCTAACCGCGGTACAGGCGGTATGCTCACTAAAATACATGCCGCGCAAATTGCCTGCCCCAACGGTGTGGATATGGCGATTATCAACGGTAAAAACCCGAAAAAGCTCTACGACCTGTTTGAGGGCAAACCGTTGGGAACTCATTTTGTAGCCAATAAAGTACAAAAGTAG
- a CDS encoding glutamate-5-semialdehyde dehydrogenase — protein sequence MTDMQKLGERAKQASYTLAAANAGLKNTALYAIGTQLTKRCDEIIAANAEDIVAARENGMSDAMIDRLTLTKERLNGIVSAVNSVAMMDDPVGEVLGGATRPNGIRIVKTRVPMGVIGIIFEARPNVTVDAAALCLKSGNACILRGGKEAIYSNTALANIMRDAIAQAGLPADCILLVEDTSRESANEMMRLSGYLDVLIPRGGAGLIRAVVQNATVPVIETGTGNCHVYVDYNADLTMATDIIVNAKTQRPSVCNAAETLLVHKDIAEKFLPQAAQALAKKHVKLLGCERTRAILKGVAPATQEDYATEFLDYILAVRVVDNVDDAIAHITRYSTRHSECIVTRDYENSQKFMQRVDAAAVYVNASTRFTDGGEFGFGAEIGISTQKLHARGPMGLREMTTYKYLVYGEGQIR from the coding sequence ATGACTGACATGCAAAAACTGGGCGAACGTGCGAAACAGGCGTCTTATACACTTGCTGCCGCAAATGCAGGGCTTAAAAATACTGCACTGTACGCAATCGGTACACAGCTGACAAAACGCTGCGATGAAATTATAGCAGCAAACGCAGAAGATATTGTGGCGGCACGCGAAAACGGCATGAGTGACGCAATGATAGATAGGTTGACACTCACCAAGGAACGCCTGAATGGCATTGTTTCTGCGGTGAACAGCGTTGCTATGATGGATGACCCCGTAGGCGAGGTACTCGGCGGTGCTACCCGTCCAAACGGTATCCGTATAGTAAAAACACGTGTACCAATGGGCGTGATCGGTATTATATTTGAGGCACGCCCCAATGTCACGGTAGATGCAGCGGCATTGTGCCTTAAATCGGGCAATGCCTGTATTTTACGCGGCGGTAAAGAGGCGATTTACTCGAATACCGCACTTGCAAACATTATGCGCGACGCCATTGCACAGGCTGGGCTGCCTGCCGACTGCATTTTGCTTGTGGAAGACACCTCGCGTGAGAGTGCAAATGAGATGATGCGCCTTTCGGGGTACCTCGATGTACTCATACCGCGCGGCGGTGCGGGGCTGATTCGGGCTGTGGTGCAGAATGCCACCGTTCCGGTAATCGAAACAGGCACAGGCAACTGCCATGTATATGTAGATTACAATGCCGACCTTACTATGGCAACCGATATTATTGTAAACGCAAAAACACAGCGCCCTTCGGTTTGCAATGCGGCAGAAACATTATTGGTGCATAAGGATATTGCCGAAAAATTTTTGCCGCAGGCGGCACAGGCACTTGCCAAAAAACATGTCAAGCTGCTTGGATGTGAACGTACCCGCGCAATTCTTAAGGGCGTTGCACCTGCAACCCAAGAAGATTATGCTACAGAGTTTTTAGATTATATTCTTGCGGTGCGTGTGGTAGATAATGTGGACGATGCAATTGCACACATTACGCGTTACAGCACCCGCCACAGCGAATGTATTGTTACCCGCGATTACGAAAACAGCCAAAAATTTATGCAGCGAGTTGATGCGGCGGCGGTTTACGTCAATGCATCTACACGGTTTACCGATGGCGGCGAGTTTGGTTTTGGTGCAGAGATTGGTATCTCCACACAAAAATTGCATGCACGTGGGCCTATGGGGCTTCGTGAAATGACAACCTATAAATATTTGGTTTATGGCGAAGGGCAAATTCGATGA
- a CDS encoding TatD family hydrolase codes for MYQNIFDSHAHYDDERFEEDRHELLSNLFANGVRGIVNAASSMESCQTSLALAQRYPQVYCAVGVHPDAAYCFTEDDLTTLSQLAKQPKVVAIGEIGLDYYYDDASPREVQRAVFERQLQLAAELNLPVIIHDRDAHQDTMELLHKYRPHGVLHCYSGSAEMAKEVLKLGMYLGFTGVVTFKNAKKAIEAVQAIPLDRLLIETDCPYMAPEPNRGKRCDSGMLVHTGSKIAEIKGIQPQHLFDITCQNVCELFHISIE; via the coding sequence ATGTATCAAAATATCTTTGATTCTCACGCACATTATGACGACGAACGTTTCGAAGAAGACCGCCATGAACTACTCAGTAACCTATTTGCAAACGGTGTGCGCGGGATAGTCAATGCCGCTTCGAGCATGGAATCTTGCCAAACTTCGTTGGCTTTGGCACAGCGTTACCCGCAAGTATATTGTGCCGTGGGTGTTCACCCCGATGCGGCATACTGTTTTACAGAAGATGACCTTACAACACTCTCGCAATTGGCAAAGCAGCCGAAAGTGGTTGCTATCGGCGAGATTGGCTTAGATTATTACTACGACGATGCTTCCCCGCGAGAAGTACAGCGGGCCGTGTTTGAGCGTCAGTTACAGCTTGCAGCTGAATTGAATCTCCCTGTCATCATACACGACCGTGACGCTCACCAGGACACAATGGAGCTTCTGCACAAATACCGCCCGCACGGGGTACTACATTGCTACAGCGGAAGTGCCGAAATGGCAAAAGAAGTGCTGAAACTGGGAATGTACCTCGGTTTCACCGGTGTGGTAACCTTTAAAAACGCCAAAAAAGCAATTGAAGCGGTACAAGCCATCCCGCTTGACCGCTTGCTGATAGAAACAGACTGTCCTTACATGGCACCCGAACCCAACCGCGGCAAACGATGTGACAGCGGCATGCTGGTGCATACCGGCAGTAAGATTGCCGAAATAAAAGGGATTCAACCACAACACCTGTTTGATATTACCTGTCAAAATGTGTGTGAACTGTTTCATATCTCTATAGAGTGA